In Porites lutea chromosome 8, jaPorLute2.1, whole genome shotgun sequence, the genomic stretch ACTTTAGTTCACCAATCAATAAAAAATTGGTAAGTTAATAAATCAGTCGTAAGCGGTTATTCACATTCATCATAACCCAAGGTACGTTCAAGAGCACGTATGTACACTTGTCAGCACTTGCAGAAACTATAGATTTTCGTTATCACAACAGGATATGATTGTATAATTACCTAGCGAGCTGTTTTTGCGTTCTCTGCTTGAGAGggtatacatgtatttgtttcTTACTGTTCAGTTTGTTTGGGGAAAGTGATACCGCCTAATATAAGCTATATACTGTAAGATTGAACGGTTTAGATTGTAAAGGTAATGACTTACCTTTTGACCCTTTTTTGGAGTGTAAACAGAGTAAGCTTGTCCGTTATGAATCAAGGCTCTTGAATATGGTATGTTTCTTTCTATCACTCGTCTCTTGAAAGCTGACATAAGGGAGGGCAAATAACGTATTTTGGTTTGAGGCAGGGTTAGGCTTTCAGGAAGCATGCTGCACACCCCCCACCGTAATTTCGAGAAGTACCTCCCGCCCCTTCCCTTCTCCGCCGGTGGACCAGTGCCCTCGTTTTCCTTAAAGGCACAGAAATCTCCCAAATAATGGAGGTTCACTCACTGATGTATATGATATTTCATAGTAATTCTTTCCCCGACTAAGGCACGGACAAAACATggtcaatgattttttttctcaattttcttcaAATAGCACTGCTACATTAAACACTTTAGTCCCCTCTATCCCGACCAGCCCTTAGTCAAGCAGAAAAACCGCGCCTTTAAGATTCCTGAGTGTCCGGATCTGGCCTGCCCTGATAGGCTATCAACAGTCTCTCTCTGCCAGAATTAATGGAGCTGTTCACTTATACTAacaggtctttgaaaaataagaaaaaagttgaaGCCCTTTTTCAAGATATGAGCAAACCATAGTCAatgttttttgagcgatttctCCGAAACAGCCCTGTGAAACTAGAAACATCGGCCTAGCCTTTTGAAATTCTACTTCTATCTGCAGACGTATCTTTATCTTAAGATACACCTGTTTGTGAACTTTGTGTTTTCACGAGGTGGGCTGACCCGCTTTCCGAGATCTCGACTAGAGCAACCGGGATCTCGACCTCGGCCTCGGCTTCGGCCTCTCatataaacacaacaacaactttatgagGAAATAAGGCTTGAGCCGAGCCAGCCCGGTAAAGCGGACCAGCCTGGCTAACCGAGATGGCTCACTTCATACAAACAGGCCCTTATAGTTTGCATTGTTTCTTCCTCCTCCTAGAGTTCAACAGAGTTCTTGATAGTGGCATCATTATTATCTTCGCTGCCACAGCCACGCATCCGTATCAAGTAGTCAGATCAAGACTACAGGTAAACAGACCTCTTACTTATTTTTCAGTGTAAGGTCGGCATCTAGTGATTCACGTTATTCTGGAGAGCAAGAgacgcactgggacaagacaaacaaaaggctCACATCATTAAAAATggtaattttgtttgtttgtcttctcccAGTGCGATTCTTGCTCACTAGCAtaacggtttttttttattaccacgtgaatgactagctgcaaTTTATGAACGCATGCAAAACCTCACGGCTGGTTTTCCCTAGCGACGGAGTCTGGGGCAGTCGCAGAACGCTTATTACccagtcaaaaacaaaactcgaACTCGTAAACAGAGTCATAAGCGCGGAAGAACTGGAAATCAGAACGTTGGCGTTTTCTTCCGACTCCACCTATGACACAATTGCTTACAATCTAGTGGAAACCAGATAGTCGAAGTCGAAGCAGAAGCCGATTAACTAAACCAATCACGATGCAGGTTTCCACgccttgtgattggtttagttcttccgctttTATTTGCGACTCCAACAGCTTAGTTCTTAGCATATCGTAAACGATGGAGTGGGGAGAGGAATCGGAAAGCTATTCAACAGCATTCATATTTATGATCAGTTTTATAATAAGGTATGGGAAAATGATTGATCCGCGGACTAAGCCACGCTGGGACAGCTTGATTTAAAGagagttagaaatactaccgtCGTAATTTTCTGTGTAGGAGGTTGAGCCGTTCATCCCTGCGTGGCTCCGTTAAAAGCTAAGCAAGAATTAATGATTTCCACGCCAAATCAGTATTTATCATCGGGAGTTACGTAATCACACGTGAAACTGTTTGACTAGCCACGTTAAACCTACTAATTAGGTGTATTTCAACTTCACAATCATTATGAATGTTCTAGTGTACTGTATGGGCATACAGTACAGTGtggcttttcttctttttcatgatAGTAGTATAGGAGAGATGAAATTATCCCCtttttgcgcaggaatctcattagcgtgcgcaggaataaattaacgccaatgacgtcataggctattgtcttgatctcatgaataaaatgcggtggattctcattaacttgcggtggaatctcattaagtatatccagtttgacaGGTTTATCAATaatgtcatgttctatttttagatggatgatgtcatggttggtataaccggtttgacaggttttagttattttcggaagatgatgtcatatgtattccggggtactatgatgtcatagttgttttgattggttgaccggaatttGAAAGAtgctcattggctgtctcgtttgacgaagcattctaaacttgtctgtgacttaaaatcacggaggcgtaatgtaattatgcaagtcctatttcctgctgctgtgattgtcctagttccggttcactgacttttggcgggcaaatcgtgcatattaatgagggcaaagacAAACTAGTTCTTTTTACCACGAaatacaatgttttacttacccctctcagttttcaattttatctCTCTCCTCAATcccttctccacaattttattattttccctcctcaatgtttttattctctCCTCCACAATTTCTGTTATTTTCCCtcctaaaacagtggatagtgtttttcgtgcgctctgattggctactcaatcagtgaatatcctgcactattcactgattcatcTCCAGTTCCTCAGAGCGAGCGATGCCAAACCcgcgtaggttgcgagcaaaatactttcccggtttgctgccgtaacaaactaagaaatttcacaactaatcaagcaagcaattccgaaatacatgaagaaggtgacgaagttcggtttggacgTTTTAACAgataaagctttgtctttttgacttgaatagttatcgctttatttagttgacttgttcataaataagcttcaaaCTAAATTTATAATCTTTTTACAGAAtcattttaaatacaaacagaattcacaactccttttgaag encodes the following:
- the LOC140945827 gene encoding solute carrier family 25 member 32-like; the encoded protein is MAHFIQTGPYSLHCFFLLLEFNRVLDSGIIIIFAATATHPYQVVRSRLQNYYTKAEYNGAVDFIRKTFRYEGLRGYYKGLVSYVLSDSSV